The genomic DNA CTCTAACTACACAATTTTCTGACCATGAATTTGATGTCAAAAATCAAGCTAGTTTTGGTCGCTGGCGTGCAGGTACAACAATATATCATAGTACAGAAGATGGTATTAAAGATTGGTTGCACACTGCAACTGCTGTAGGTGTATCTATAAATAAGAAAGGAGAATTACAATTCTTCGCACCCTATGGTTTAGATGATTTATTCAGTGGTATTATTAGACCAACCCCCACGCATATGAATGATATCAAAGCAATAGATAAAGCAGATGGATTTATAGAAAAGTGTAATAGACTGAAACTTATATCTTTATGAAATGATGCAAAGATAAAAACGTATTTTATCTTGTTTTTGTTTAGTGATTATAGACAACTTACAGATAGAATCTGTAATTTCCCATATATTCCCACATATGTTATTCTATCAATATCAGTAATTTCCTATATTTTTTATCCTAGTCAAATAAAAATCATAAATAATCAAGCCGAACCACAATTATAGATATTAGTCAACCTTTCTTGAGGCATATTTTTTTATATCTTTAGATAGATTTACTATAATAGAAATATGTAATATCTTCATATAGTGAGATATTAATAAGATTTCCATCACTGGAAGCTAGGGTGTTGTAAACAAGTTTTTTTATCCAATTGCAGCTTACCCATACACTAATTTCTCTAGTAAATATTCCTCTCTTCAAAAGAGGCATTA from Okeanomitos corallinicola TIOX110 includes the following:
- a CDS encoding nucleotidyltransferase family protein; this encodes MNHQTHLQTILSNSIIGTVLPHISQLNLPNWWLAGGAVRNTVWCNLFGEECQLFIKDFDIAFFDLQGHREQEQRAKSTLTTQFSDHEFDVKNQASFGRWRAGTTIYHSTEDGIKDWLHTATAVGVSINKKGELQFFAPYGLDDLFSGIIRPTPTHMNDIKAIDKADGFIEKCNRLKLISL